From the genome of Psychrilyobacter atlanticus DSM 19335, one region includes:
- a CDS encoding type III pantothenate kinase, with amino-acid sequence MLIAFDIGNTHIVTGVLDDKGNLITSFRIATKDNITEDELFSYLKNITDFNEIKLTNVCGVIVSSVVPGLIRICDYLAKKYFNLSPLIINLDLQLPFSFAEGLNNSGFGADRIIDIVQGLKLHPNKDLVVFDFGTATTYEILIDNVYVGGGILPGINMSINSLFGNTAQLPKVKFENPHTIAGKNTVEQIQAGIFYGYTGQIKEIIRKIKEIYPDTYVIATGGLGQIISKEVDSIDEYLPNLSIEGMYSIWLENK; translated from the coding sequence ATGTTAATAGCATTTGATATCGGAAACACACACATTGTCACTGGAGTCCTAGATGACAAAGGAAATTTAATCACTAGTTTTAGGATTGCTACAAAGGATAATATCACAGAAGATGAACTTTTTTCATACTTAAAAAACATTACTGATTTCAACGAGATCAAATTAACTAATGTATGTGGAGTTATCGTGTCTTCTGTAGTCCCTGGACTTATCAGAATCTGTGATTATCTGGCAAAAAAATATTTTAACCTGTCTCCATTAATTATAAATTTAGATCTTCAACTGCCTTTTAGTTTCGCAGAAGGATTAAACAACTCCGGATTCGGAGCTGACAGAATAATAGATATAGTACAGGGATTAAAGTTACATCCAAACAAAGATCTTGTTGTCTTTGATTTTGGAACTGCTACTACCTATGAGATCCTCATAGATAATGTTTATGTAGGAGGAGGAATCCTACCGGGAATAAATATGTCTATAAATTCCCTCTTTGGAAACACAGCTCAGCTGCCCAAGGTAAAATTTGAGAATCCCCATACTATAGCTGGAAAAAATACAGTTGAACAGATTCAAGCTGGAATTTTTTATGGATATACAGGACAGATCAAAGAGATTATCAGAAAGATAAAGGAGATCTACCCAGATACCTATGTTATTGCCACTGGTGGTTTAGGACAGATCATCAGTAAGGAAGTTGACTCCATAGATGAGTATCTTCCAAATCTAAGCATTGAAGGAATGTATTCCATCTGGCTGGAAAATAAATAG